The genomic window CTTCCCTCAGCATCAGCAATGCTTGTTCCAGGTCCCTTAACGAATCTGCCACCTTCCTGGTAGCGTATATGACCCATGAACTCCACATAATAAACATTATGAGTAATGGAGTAATGACCGGAAAATTAGGCCCCAATCCAAATACCAGCAAAAAGAATATGCTGAAAAGAAGGGTTGTCGGCAGAACAAAAAGAAATATAATCTGTTTGATAAATCGGTTTTTCATCTTGCAAATGATAATGAATGTCAAAAGTAACCAGATTTGTGATTACATAATATTCCAGTCTTCGGCAATGAATTCAGTAATAAGGACTTTCCCCGGAGAATAGGTCAGCATCATCATGGCATAATGGGATAAAAGATATTGGACGCCCTTTCCAATAATAATAGTGCAAATTTGAATCATTCTATGAAAGGCTTGAAAGTGTGACAAATAGATTAATTTTGCACAAAAATTATTTCAGATATTGAAAGCTCAGTTGCAAGCAGTAATATTGACGGGCTCAGTATCGGGAGAATCAAAACCATATTTAATTAAGAATAACTTTTCATCAAAACTTGTGAATGTATTATGACTAAGATTGGGATTTTTTTTGGAGGTAAAGACAATGCTGGTACAGCTAAAGTGGCAAAACTTATCCATGAACTTTTGGGTAAGGATATTTCTAAAGTACATAATGTGAATGCTTCCAAAGCAACTGATGTGAATAAATATGACTTTCTTGTTCTTGGAACTGCTGCATGGGGTATTGGAGAAATGCATTCTGATTGGGAAAACTTCATTGAAGAATTGTTGGACGCAGACCTGGCAACAAAGAAAATTGCCATTTTTGGCCTCGGAGATCAAAAAATGTACCCGGAAAGTTTTGTGGATGGATTGGGTACCATATTCTGCCGCTTGCCTTTCAAACAGAACGTTGTTGGCTTCACCTCAACAGAAACTTATAAGTTTTACTATTCTACTGCTGAAAAAGACGGAAAATTCGTTGGATTAGCCATCGATAATGATACTCAGTCAGACCTGACTGAAGAACGGGTGAAAAAATGGGTAATGCAGATCAAAAGAGAATTCGGTATTTAATTTACCGAATTACGTTCACACTGATCGTTTTTTCTTCCTGATTAGTCCAGATATTTTTGGATATAGATATGTAATTTATTGTATTACTACTTATTTTCTTCCTTTCTAAAGAACAGGATCAATTTTTAATTATTTGATATTTAATAATATAGAAAAGTTTGGATAATGAATTTTATCAATTATTGAAAAAAAATACATATTTTGATATTTGAATAAAAAAAAATTACAACTTTGAACCTTGTTTTAATCCCTATTTGTGAAACTTAAACTGAAATATTCAGGAAGGCTACAAAGTCATATTTTAATGATTTGGGCTGTTGCTGTATTTTGGATTCACATTGGAAACATTATTAATTTCCATCAGCACCATATCTGGGGAAAACAACTTATCCCTGCTGTTTGTTCATCTAATCGTCAAAAAGAAAAAGCATTTGATCATTCATCAGGTTACCTGAAGCATATTAACCATGATGGTAATTTGATTCAGGGAATCCTGCCCTGCGATGATAGCCTTGGCTATTTGTATTTTTCTTCATCTGTTTTAGGTCAATCGGAGTTTTCCGAACCTCTTGCCAACAATTCCAATCAATCCCATTCTCTTCGAGGGCCTCCTCAGGCATAATTGTCACTTGGCTTAATGCCTGGTTGACATCTCCCGGTTTACAATTGCTCTAAACTTAAAGTTTAACTGCAATTGAAGGCTAAACGGTATTCATATACCTGAAAGCCGCTGTTACCAATAACTTTTACTGCTTTATCTAACGTAATTCCTGTGAATGAAATACCTATTGTATTCATTTGAACAGTCTAAAATAATACAAAAATGAAAAATAAGTCCATCATTTTCTTTAGTGCATTGACAGCACTCTTGCTGAACTCATTTCATGGATCAACCCAATCAGTGGGTCTTATTACTGATACCATCTTAATGGGCCCTTTTTATGGGAAAGAAGTATACTATGACCTATCCAGTGGTTCCGATTGGGCTATCGACCGGAAACAATGGGATATAGCTTTTCAGACCTCTAGAATGAGCGCCAGTATCTTAACCAATGATGCTTCTAATAATAATGCCCTGGGTGTTCTCGGGGTTGAGCTCTTTACTTATGAAAATGCTGATACTACCGGTTGGTCTGCAGTTGATACCACAGGATTATCTACCTGGAAGCTTCTTGTGAATAGTACAACGGATTGGGAAACTGGTGCTTTCTGCCAGAATCAATCAGGTCATCCTGATTATGGATGGGGGAAATATAATGCTGTAACACACGACGTTATTGGAGACTCTATTTATATCATCAAATTACGCGATGGTAGCTTTAAGAAATTGTGGATCATGCGAAAATATTCAAGTGATAACAAATATGCCTTTAAATATGCAAACCTCGATGGTTCCAATGAACAATCAATCATGCTGGATTGCAATCCTTATGCAACAAAGAATTTTGTTGGATTCTCCCTTACCACAGATCAGGTCGTAGACTTCGAACCTGTTGAAAGTGCTGGATGGGATATATTATTCGCAAAATACATGTACACCTATCCTGATGGCGTATTGTATCCTGTTACCGGAGTTTTGAGTAACTATGATATTAAAGTAAACAGGTTCCAGCCTGTTGCTCCCGATTTTCGCATTTTCGATGCAGCTGCAATGGATTCTACCCGCTCTCCGATTGGCTGGGAATGGAAATACCTCGATCCGAGTTTTATCTATCATGTAGAAGATTCCCTTGTACATTTTATTCTCGATAAATCCGGAGATATATACAGACTTGTTTTCAAGGAGTTTGCCGGTAGTTCAACAGGTAGAGTGGTGTTTGAGAAAGAACTGATTTCATTGGCATCTGTTAGTGAACTGACCGGAATTTCATCCAGCCTGGCAGTGTATCCTAACCCTGCATCAGATTATATTAACCTGCTTTTAAACCCGGGTTCTGCATCATCTATAATTCTTAATCTGAAAACAATTAATGGTCAGAGTGTGTGGGAAAAGGAAATGGCCGTTGAAAATCGCTCATTAAATAAACTTCTGATTCCATCAGGTAATCTTCCTAATGGAATTTATATAATTACTATGATAGTCAATGGATATTCCTTGACCAAAAAGGTAATTATTCAACACTAAAAATAGTTCACGTTGTTAGTTAGAATACTAGGGTTAATGGCATTCCTGCTGTCCGGGCTGATCACCACGGCACAGCAGGCTGCCATTGAAGTACGTGATGCAAAAACCCTTGAGCCAATTGCTTTCGCTCATGTTTGTTTCGAGGGAACGATATCTAAAACTCAAAAGCATTTTATTACTGATATTAAGGGTAAAGTACCCAATGAATGCAAGGAGGTCTCTGTCATTGCAATCTCATATGTTGGATTTGAGACGCTGATTGATACTGTTTATCCCCAAAAAAATATTGTAATTGATCTCAAACCTGCTGTCCTTAATATCAGCGAGATTGTTGTAACAGCCCAATTTACCCCGGAACGTGCAGATCGGTCAATCTATAGGGTTAATGTGATCAATAGCCGCCAAATTGAACAAAAAGCAGCCAACAATCTCACAGATCTGCTGGCCGGTGAAAGCAATATGAGAATCTCCCAGGGTGGAGTGCTTGGTTCAAGCCTCAGCATGCAAGGCCTTTCAGGAGAAAATGTCAAATTCCTCATTGATGGGATTCCTGTTATTGGTCGTATGAATGGAAATATCGACCTGAACCAGATGAACCTGTTTAATGTGGATCATGTGGAAATCATTGAAGGGCCGATGTCGGTAGTCTATGGAAGTAATGCCATTGCCGGTGTTGTAAATATCATTACTAAAGAAAATAAAAATGCTCTGCTATCCTCTTCTGTTAATGCATATGTGGAGTCAATAGGGGTATATAACTTCGATGCAGGTTTATCAAAAAAAATAAAGAAACACACATTTTATGTGGATGCTGCCAGGAACTTTTTCCAGGGTTTTTCTGAAATTGATACCACCCGTAATCTGAAATGGAAACCTCGCAGACAATACAACACAGATGGCTATTATTTATTCACCGGGGGGAAATTAAGAATTAAAACCTCTGCACAATACTTTAATGAATTACTACTCGACAAAGGCCCACTGCTTCTGCCTTACTTTGAAAGCGCATTTGATAACCATTTTACTACCGTTAGATATTCAGGGCGTTTGGAAAGTACATATAGCCCCAGGAGGGATCAGCAATGGAGTTTGTCTGCCTCCTATGCTGCCTATAGCCGGATAAAAAACAGGTATCTGAAAGATCTGACTACGTTGGAACAAACTTTGACCCCAAACCCTGATGATCAGGATACTACAGATTTTAATAACATTTTATTCAGAGCGTGGTTCAATAAAAATAATGCAGATAAAATTCTAAATTACCAGGCTGGTGTTGATATCAATGTTGAATC from Bacteroidales bacterium includes these protein-coding regions:
- a CDS encoding flavodoxin, with the protein product MTKIGIFFGGKDNAGTAKVAKLIHELLGKDISKVHNVNASKATDVNKYDFLVLGTAAWGIGEMHSDWENFIEELLDADLATKKIAIFGLGDQKMYPESFVDGLGTIFCRLPFKQNVVGFTSTETYKFYYSTAEKDGKFVGLAIDNDTQSDLTEERVKKWVMQIKREFGI
- a CDS encoding T9SS type A sorting domain-containing protein produces the protein MKNKSIIFFSALTALLLNSFHGSTQSVGLITDTILMGPFYGKEVYYDLSSGSDWAIDRKQWDIAFQTSRMSASILTNDASNNNALGVLGVELFTYENADTTGWSAVDTTGLSTWKLLVNSTTDWETGAFCQNQSGHPDYGWGKYNAVTHDVIGDSIYIIKLRDGSFKKLWIMRKYSSDNKYAFKYANLDGSNEQSIMLDCNPYATKNFVGFSLTTDQVVDFEPVESAGWDILFAKYMYTYPDGVLYPVTGVLSNYDIKVNRFQPVAPDFRIFDAAAMDSTRSPIGWEWKYLDPSFIYHVEDSLVHFILDKSGDIYRLVFKEFAGSSTGRVVFEKELISLASVSELTGISSSLAVYPNPASDYINLLLNPGSASSIILNLKTINGQSVWEKEMAVENRSLNKLLIPSGNLPNGIYIITMIVNGYSLTKKVIIQH
- a CDS encoding TonB-dependent receptor, with amino-acid sequence MAFLLSGLITTAQQAAIEVRDAKTLEPIAFAHVCFEGTISKTQKHFITDIKGKVPNECKEVSVIAISYVGFETLIDTVYPQKNIVIDLKPAVLNISEIVVTAQFTPERADRSIYRVNVINSRQIEQKAANNLTDLLAGESNMRISQGGVLGSSLSMQGLSGENVKFLIDGIPVIGRMNGNIDLNQMNLFNVDHVEIIEGPMSVVYGSNAIAGVVNIITKENKNALLSSSVNAYVESIGVYNFDAGLSKKIKKHTFYVDAARNFFQGFSEIDTTRNLKWKPRRQYNTDGYYLFTGGKLRIKTSAQYFNELLLDKGPLLLPYFESAFDNHFTTVRYSGRLESTYSPRRDQQWSLSASYAAYSRIKNRYLKDLTTLEQTLTPNPDDQDTTDFNNILFRAWFNKNNADKILNYQAGVDINVESGSGKRIKDLTQEIGDYAAFVSMKIDPLSSLSFQPGARFIYNSKYKAPLVYSLNLKWNPTQKWVCRVTYARGFKAPALKELYLYFVDINHNVQGNADLKSEYSHNMNFNMGYFNESKSSYFSAEAGLFYNNIDNNIALASVNNDLYTYINIGKFISRGGQANITWNNYPALSVRLGASLTGQKFAFNKSFIAAAEEYWSNDITTNISYKVSKLGTTATLFYKYSGRAPQVSPGDDETIGAFWVEKYHMLDISVIKSFLKNTLSVSAGGKNLFNVTTIPATGSGGSAHSGSSDSMNIAWGRTWFLKLSYNFNKYK